The region ATATCAAGGCCCGCGTAACCCCGAAAAGGGGGCATCGTCCTAATTGCTTGCGCCACAAGGCGATGCGCTCGCTCGTTATACTCCGGAGGAACGGGTAAGCTACCTCCATGGTATTTTAAATCTTTATCAACCCCCTGAAATCCGGCCGGCAACAGCACGAAATCGTCGCCATTGCCCAGTACCGAGCAACTTACCGAATCGCCAAATATCTTTGGCTGTATGAGATTCTTTTCGATAGCGATTTGAGATTCTTCCACATCAAATCCAGCATTCCAACAAAGAACGCCTTCCGACCCGGCTCCGTCCGACGGTTTTGTCACCACCGGGACGCTTAACAGGTGTTCCCAAGCCTGCGTATCCGAGGCCCGATAGGTGTCGATGGTCGGAACATTGCTGAGACGCCATCGATGAAAGCATTCCCATTTGCAGCCGGCGATTCCGACGAAGTCGCTTCCGGGACTCAGCAGAAACGCGCCATCTTCCTCGGCCCAGAGCGTTCGCCGGAGATGCAGCCCATCGAATTCAGGGGCGATGATCAGCGTCGCGTCGGTCGAACGGACCGCCTGACGGAATGCTTCACGCTCTTCGTCAGCCGAGCGAACGGTGATTTGATGTGCCGCTTCGACCTCGAGAACGTCAAGCCGCGAGTCCTTTAGCACGGTGACCGAGACACCATCGATCGCGGCGAAGTCAGACGCGAGAGCGGCCAACATGGCGGTTCCTTCTTTGAGCAGGGAACCGCTAGGAGAGGGTGAACCATCGACGGCATAGAGACCGCCGCCGGTGATCAATTCGTAGATGAAGACACTTCGGGGATAGCTGTTTGGCAAGGAAATTCCCAACAAACCATCTCCCCTCGAACTGTTTCTATCGCGTGAGCTTTCGCGCTTCGGCCTTTTAGAAAATGCCTAGCTGATCGCGAGCATCTTCGGTCATACGATCAGGCGACCAAGGAGGATCCATGACGATCTTCACGTCGACATCGCCGACCCCTTCCATCTGCGAAACGAACTGCTTCGCACCGCCGATCAACTGTGGTCCGGCAGGGCAGGCGGGGCTGGTCATCGTCATGTCGATCAGGACCTTCTTGTCCTCCGACTCTTCGATGTCTTCAAAGTTGACGTTATAAATCAAGCCGAGATCGACGATATTGACGAACAATTCAGGGTCGATCACGTTCTTAAGTTGTTCGCGGACTGCGTCTTCAGATAGTGCCATGGATGTGGCTCCTTCTTAATCAACGAGGCGAACGAAAATCGCATCGCCTTCAATCTTCGCTTCGTGAACTTGCGTCGGCTGCGTGGCTGGCATCAGCGTTGCTTTGCCGGTGCGGATATCGAACTTGGCCCCATGCCGTGGGCATTCGATCTCGAAACCTTCAAGATCGCCTTCCCCCAGGGGACCATCGTCGTGCGTGCAGACGTCGTCTAAACAGTATACCTGACCGCCGGCATGAATGACGATCACAAACCGATCGTCCACTTCAAAGACTTCTTTTCCAGGATCAGGAATTTCGCTGAGGGCCGCGACACGGACAAAGTCGGACATTCGCTTGTTTAACTCGCAGGGCAGGGTGGTGGTTGTTAGTGCTGGCTATTTGCTGGCTTACTTGGCGAACGCATGCTCACAATGACGAGAACATGGCACCCCGCTGTTCGAAATGAACCTCCGGGGTGCGGGCCAAGACCTACCCACTAATCATATTCGCGAACACGTCGAGCGATAGCATGCCCCAGGGCATCGCGGACCGATTCGAGCGTGATGCGGTCGAACACCTGTTGGAAGAAGCCAGTCACGATCATTCGCATCGCTTCTTTCCGGGTATAACCGCGGGCCATGGCGTAGAAGATTTGCTCTTCGTCCACTTTCCCGGTCGTTGCCCCGTGGGTGCAGCGAACGTCGTCTGCTTCAATTTCCAGACCGGGGATCGAGTCCGCCCGGCTATGTTCGGTCAGCAGAAGGTTGTCAATTCGCTGGTAACCGTCGGTCTTCTGAGCACCAGGAGCAACTTTGATCATACCACGCCAAACGGTGCGGGAATGATCCTGCAAAGCGGCTTTGTACAGGAAGTTACTCGTGCAGCTCGGAGCTCGGTGGTACTGCTGCGTGTGGTAGGAAAGATGCTGCTTGCCTTCGGTGAAGAGCACGCCGTTCACTTCGCAGTGGGCGCCTGGCTTGTCGAGGGCGACGTGCTGGTTAACCTTCGAGAGGCGGCTACCCAGGGCACCCAGCGTCCAGAACAAGTTGGCATCTTGGCCGACACAGCCTTTTTGCTGAGCGAAGTGCCAAACCTTTTCGCCCCAGTTCTGCAGGTTGACGAAGCGGAGGTTGGCTCGATCGCCCACGATCACTTCGATAGCACCACAGTGGAAGCCAGGCTGATCGTCGTCCATGCTGGCCGATTCGGTGATGACGGTGGCCTGAGCCCCTTCTTCCAGAACGATCAACGTGTGCGCCAAGTCGACACCATTGTCGCCGATCAGGTTCAACACGTGCAGCGGCTGTTCGACCGAAACGTTTCGTGGAACGTACAGGAACGCACCGCCACTGAAATAAGCGGCGTGCAGTGCACTGAACTTGTCGAAATTCGGATCGAACTCGCCTTGGAAGAGGTACTTCTTCACCAGATCGCCATGGTCGGCAAGCACGGTGCGGAAGTCACCAAAGATCACTCCCTTGGCTTTGAGTTCGTCGCTGATGTTGCTAACGGCCGTCTTGCCGTTGAGCGAAATGACCTGGCCGCCGATATCGACCCCTTCGGCGAGAAGCCCCGTTGGGAGCGATGCTGGATCGAGTTCGCCAGCGAAACTAGGCGGGTCGAACTTCTTCAGGTTGAAGCCGCGGATGTCGGTACGCATCCACTCTTCTTCTTTTCGCGTCGGCCATTCCATTCCTTCAAATGCTTCGAAGGCGTTCTGGCGAAGGTCGACCAGCCACTGGGGCTCGTTCAGCTGCTTGACGTATTCGTTGAATGCTTCGGCATTCCAATTTTCGACGGTGGTTGCGGCTGCCACACTCATGATTTCGCTTAGGTTCGGTTCAATCTGTCAAAGAAAAATGGCCAAGCACGCCAGCTTGATCGACGCTGCTTGGCCCAAATTTGGATGGTAAAGGTTGGCGGACTAACCGACCGAACCTTCCATTTGCAGCTCGATCAAGCGGTTCAGTTCCACCGCGTATTCCATCGGCAGTTCCTTCACCAGCGGCTCGATGAAACCATTGACGATCATCGTGCTCGCTTCCGCTTCGGTCAGACCGCGGCTCATCAGGTAGAAGAGCTGCTCTTCGCCGATTCGCGAAACGCTCGCTTCGTGACCGATGGCGACATCGGGTTCCATGATTTCGATGTACGGATAGGTATCGGTCTGGCTTTCTGGATCGAGGATCAACGCGTCGCAGACGACACTACACTTGGTGTTCGTCGCGCCTTCTTCGACACGGACCAAACCACGGTAGCTACCGCGACCGCCATCCTTCGAGATACTCTTCGAGATAATCTGACCGGAAGTATCTGGAGCACAGTGAACCAGCTTAGCACCGGTGTCCTGATGCTGATGCTTGCCGGCAAACGCGATCGAAAGGATCTCGCCACGAGCCCCTGGCTCCATCAGATAAACGGCAGGGTACTTCATCGTCAGATGGCTACCCAAGTTACCGTCGACCCATTCCATGGTGGCATCGGCGTAAGCCAACGCACGCTTGGTGACCAGGTTGTAGATATTGTTGGCCCAGTTCTGGATGGTGCTGTAGCGGCAACGCGATCCCTTCTTGCAGATCACTTCGACCACCGCCGAGTGCAGGCTTTCCGACGAGTACATCGGAGCGGTGCAACCTTCGACGTAGTGAATCTTCGCCCCTTCATCGACGATGATCAGCGTACGCTCGAACTGCCCCATGCTTTCTTCGTTGATACGGAAGTAAGTTTGCAGTGGGAATTCGATTTCGACGCCGGGAGGAACGTAGATGAACGAACCGCCTGACCATACGGCCGAGTTGAGCGCCGCGAACTTGTTGTCGTGCGGCGGGATGACGGTGCCGAAGTATTCCTTCAGCAGCTTCGGATGTTCCCGCAACGCGGTGTCGGTATCGGTGAAGATGACCCCTTTCTTTTCGAGGTCTTCCTGCAGCGAACCGTAAACCACTTCGCTCTCGAATTGTGCCTTCACGCCGGCCAGGTATTGCCGTTCGGCTTCAGGAATGCCGAGCTTCTCGAACGTTTCCTTGATTTCCGCAGGCACATCGTCCCAAGTCTTCCCTTGCTTCTCGGTCGGCTTGAGATAGTAGTAGATGTCTTGGAAATCGAGTTCGATGTCGCCGCCCCATTTGGGCATTGGCTTGGAATTGAAGATGTCAAGCGAGTCCAGACGGAACTTACGCATCCAGTCTGGCTCTTCCTTGATGTCCGAGATCTGGTTGACGATCTCGGCGCTCAATCCCTTCTTGGCCTTGAAGACACCTTTGCTGGTCGTGCGGAAATCGTACTTGTTGATTTCGCCAATTGGGCTTTGCACGCCGGTGTCGGTAATATCGGTGGCCATTATCTCTCCAAACTATTGAATATCGTCGATGGCGATTAAATGGGGTGTTTCGCGTTGGTACCTGGTCGCAGTTCAGGCCGCGAAAACGAATCGCGTAGTGACTAAACGGTTTGTTCTTCGTCTTGCATCTGGCGTTCCATGGCGGCCGCTTCCGGATACGCTTCGCGGATGCGTTGGTAACCACTGGAATGCAGTTCGTGAGCCAGTTCGACGCCGCCGCTTTCGACAATGCGTCCGCCCAACATTACGTGAGCGTGCGATGGTGGATTGTGTTCCAACAACTTGTCGTGGTGCGTGATGATCAACAGGCCCATTTCTTCGCCGCCGATCTGAGCGATACTTTGGCTCGCCAGGCGAACAGCGTCGGCATCCAAACCACTGTCGGTTTCGTCCAGGATGGCAAACTTTGGCTGAAGCATGGCCAGCTGAAGAATTTCAGCCCGCTTCATTTCGCCCCCAGAGAAACCATCGTTGACGTAACGCCGAGCGAACTCGGTGTCCATCTGCAGCTGGTTCATCTTCTCTTTGATTTCGCGGCGGAACTCACGCATTGGAATGAGGTCTTCGCCTTCTTTCCGGTCGGGGTTTCGCACGTTCGTGGTCGCGTGACGCAGGAAGTCGGCCAGGCGAACGCCAGGGATGGCGATCGGACGCTGAAAGGCCATGAACAAGCCAAGTCGGGAACGTTCGTCCGCTTCCAGTTCGGTCACGTCGACGTCGTTGACCAGGATACGGCCTTCGGTGACTTCATACTTGGGATGCCCCATGATGGCGAAGCCGAGGGTACTTTTACCGGAACCGTTCGGCCCCATCAGGGCGTGCGTTTCACCGCGGCGAAGTTCCAGATTCACGCCATTGAGGATGGGCTTTTCTTCAACTGAAACGTGTAAATTCTCAATCTTCAGTACGTCGGTCATTCGTGACTATTCGCTCTTCTCGAGTCTCAACGGATACGACGCCCAGCAGTGGGGCATCATGAATGTTATTTGCCGGTTTGTTTCTGATGTTGGGTCAGTGGCTTTTCGGCTCCCGTCGCTTCGACGTAACCGGAATGATGCGGCACCGGCAACTCGTCGTCGACGCGAACGCCATCGCGACGATTGATTCGGTGCCCGCGGATTTTGTCTTGAATCCGCATCAGCCCTTCCAACAGTGCCTCCGGCCGTGGAGGACATCCTGGAACGTACACATCAACAGGCACGACCAGGTCGACTCCTTTCACAACGTGATAACCATACTTGAAGTAAGGGCCACCACCGACGGTGCAAGCGCCCATGGCGATGACATACTTCGGATCGGGCATCATGTTGTATAGCCGCCGAACTCGGCTGGCCATTTTGTACGTGACGGTCCCCGCCACGATCATCAAGTCTGCCTGACGCGGCGAGGCCCGAAAGGCCCCTGCGCCGAAGCGGTCGATGTCGTATCGACTCGCTCCTACGGCCATCATTTCGATGGCACAACAGGCCAGGCCGAATGTCATCGGCCAGATACTTGCTTGCTGCCCCCAGTTGATGGCTTGCTCGATGGTCGTCGTGATGACGTTTTCCTCGAAGCGGCCTTCAATCCACGGCTTGGTCATGTCACACGCTTTCCGTATCGGAGTTAATTTCAGTCAACTCGTAGGTGCAACAACTTTCGCCGTCGAGCCGACAATGGCTCAAGGTCATGTTTTGTCCGACCAATTCGGCGAACATTGCTTTCTCGAGCGCACAAACGGCTCGATCTTGTTCCGCCAAATCCGGGTAAGGACAAGCCAGCACATTAAGCACCGGCTTACCCTCTGTGTCTTCTTCATACTCCAGCGGAATCTGACGACCGAGGAACAACGCCATCAAGTCATGAATCCGCTCGTGGGCATCTTCACCGCGAACTTCGCTGGCATACATCTCTACCAGACGCTTAGCAATCCGCGAAATGAGTCCCAATTTGACGTCGGGGTCTTCAATCGAACGAATCTCGTCCCATAACGCCATGGCCAAGTCGGCATAATTTGCACCGGCTTTTCGTTCGCCCTTATGGGTCAAGCGATACTTGTGCGTGGGACGACCGCGGCCCGCCTTGGCGGCCACACGTTCGACGTAACCTTGCCCCATCAAACGATTTAAACGCTGACGAACGGCCGTAGCCGTCACCTCCATCGCCTCCGCCATCTCGGCAGTGGTTAAAGAAGGAGTCTTCCGCAATAAATCGAGCACGACCAAGTCGGTCGGGAAGACCTCGTTAGCCCATCGTGTGTCATTTTGCGCGGAATTGCTGGTCATTGGCGTAAAATCGGGGTCGAACGACTGGCAATCTGCTAGCCGTATCGCTAAGTTGTGTCGGTACCCTAATGTTAGGGATTATCGCATTTTTGACAAGTATATATTCGTTAAACCGCGATTCCCTACCGTTGCCTTTCGTAACTCTTTACCTGACAAATGGTTACAGATTACGGCGGCAACTGCCCCCTAATCGCCCCAGCTCCTCCATTTCGGAACGATTTTTAGAAACCACTTCCCGCTCGGCCAGCCCCACCGCCGATCCTGGAAGTTGGCAGTTTGGGAAATTTGCATGATCGCAAGTCGACTGTCCGCGCCGTGGCACTTTGTGGTGCTCTCGATAGTTGCTTTTACCTTCCTACCGACGACGACCTTCGGCCAGGATACGCCTGCTGAGGAACTTGCCACGGAAGCATCGGCAGAGCCTCAACTTGAATCAGAGGCTTCACCGCAAGAGTCTTCTGCCGAGTCCTACCCCCCGGCGGTCGATCTGAGCGACGCTGAACCATGGACTGCTTTTCAATATTTTGACAAGCCGTTCGAGTGGATGGTCGGCAAGATGGACCAAACATTGTTCTATCGCGTCTTTTCGACCGAACGGCAGTATGCCCAGATGGATGACGTGGTCTATTACGTCCGCGACCGCGGAACGGATGGCCCGTTCATGATTGCTGAGAACAGCAAAGTCCGAAAGCCAGAGAATCTTCCGGATGAAGTCGACGAACAAAAGATCGACGAATGGGCCGACCTGGGAAAGATCGAGACTTCGCCTAATCCGGATCGCGTTTATCGCCTTGGCGTGATGAACCGAACCGACGCCGAAGGTAAAGCCAAAAAACAGCCGGTCGACTACGTCAAATACATCATCAA is a window of Bremerella sp. TYQ1 DNA encoding:
- a CDS encoding ATP-grasp domain-containing protein, translated to MGISLPNSYPRSVFIYELITGGGLYAVDGSPSPSGSLLKEGTAMLAALASDFAAIDGVSVTVLKDSRLDVLEVEAAHQITVRSADEEREAFRQAVRSTDATLIIAPEFDGLHLRRTLWAEEDGAFLLSPGSDFVGIAGCKWECFHRWRLSNVPTIDTYRASDTQAWEHLLSVPVVTKPSDGAGSEGVLCWNAGFDVEESQIAIEKNLIQPKIFGDSVSCSVLGNGDDFVLLPAGFQGVDKDLKYHGGSLPVPPEYNERAHRLVAQAIRTMPPFRGYAGLDMILGPCPEGKDDVAVDLNPRMTSSYVGLRLLLKNNLAQAMLDVIAGKEFLPQPGCGNVEFEILW
- a CDS encoding metal-sulfur cluster assembly factor, giving the protein MALSEDAVREQLKNVIDPELFVNIVDLGLIYNVNFEDIEESEDKKVLIDMTMTSPACPAGPQLIGGAKQFVSQMEGVGDVDVKIVMDPPWSPDRMTEDARDQLGIF
- a CDS encoding non-heme iron oxygenase ferredoxin subunit — its product is MSDFVRVAALSEIPDPGKEVFEVDDRFVIVIHAGGQVYCLDDVCTHDDGPLGEGDLEGFEIECPRHGAKFDIRTGKATLMPATQPTQVHEAKIEGDAIFVRLVD
- the sufD gene encoding Fe-S cluster assembly protein SufD; protein product: MAAATTVENWNAEAFNEYVKQLNEPQWLVDLRQNAFEAFEGMEWPTRKEEEWMRTDIRGFNLKKFDPPSFAGELDPASLPTGLLAEGVDIGGQVISLNGKTAVSNISDELKAKGVIFGDFRTVLADHGDLVKKYLFQGEFDPNFDKFSALHAAYFSGGAFLYVPRNVSVEQPLHVLNLIGDNGVDLAHTLIVLEEGAQATVITESASMDDDQPGFHCGAIEVIVGDRANLRFVNLQNWGEKVWHFAQQKGCVGQDANLFWTLGALGSRLSKVNQHVALDKPGAHCEVNGVLFTEGKQHLSYHTQQYHRAPSCTSNFLYKAALQDHSRTVWRGMIKVAPGAQKTDGYQRIDNLLLTEHSRADSIPGLEIEADDVRCTHGATTGKVDEEQIFYAMARGYTRKEAMRMIVTGFFQQVFDRITLESVRDALGHAIARRVREYD
- the sufB gene encoding Fe-S cluster assembly protein SufB, translating into MATDITDTGVQSPIGEINKYDFRTTSKGVFKAKKGLSAEIVNQISDIKEEPDWMRKFRLDSLDIFNSKPMPKWGGDIELDFQDIYYYLKPTEKQGKTWDDVPAEIKETFEKLGIPEAERQYLAGVKAQFESEVVYGSLQEDLEKKGVIFTDTDTALREHPKLLKEYFGTVIPPHDNKFAALNSAVWSGGSFIYVPPGVEIEFPLQTYFRINEESMGQFERTLIIVDEGAKIHYVEGCTAPMYSSESLHSAVVEVICKKGSRCRYSTIQNWANNIYNLVTKRALAYADATMEWVDGNLGSHLTMKYPAVYLMEPGARGEILSIAFAGKHQHQDTGAKLVHCAPDTSGQIISKSISKDGGRGSYRGLVRVEEGATNTKCSVVCDALILDPESQTDTYPYIEIMEPDVAIGHEASVSRIGEEQLFYLMSRGLTEAEASTMIVNGFIEPLVKELPMEYAVELNRLIELQMEGSVG
- the sufC gene encoding Fe-S cluster assembly ATPase SufC codes for the protein MTDVLKIENLHVSVEEKPILNGVNLELRRGETHALMGPNGSGKSTLGFAIMGHPKYEVTEGRILVNDVDVTELEADERSRLGLFMAFQRPIAIPGVRLADFLRHATTNVRNPDRKEGEDLIPMREFRREIKEKMNQLQMDTEFARRYVNDGFSGGEMKRAEILQLAMLQPKFAILDETDSGLDADAVRLASQSIAQIGGEEMGLLIITHHDKLLEHNPPSHAHVMLGGRIVESGGVELAHELHSSGYQRIREAYPEAAAMERQMQDEEQTV
- a CDS encoding NADH-quinone oxidoreductase subunit B gives rise to the protein MTKPWIEGRFEENVITTTIEQAINWGQQASIWPMTFGLACCAIEMMAVGASRYDIDRFGAGAFRASPRQADLMIVAGTVTYKMASRVRRLYNMMPDPKYVIAMGACTVGGGPYFKYGYHVVKGVDLVVPVDVYVPGCPPRPEALLEGLMRIQDKIRGHRINRRDGVRVDDELPVPHHSGYVEATGAEKPLTQHQKQTGK
- a CDS encoding metalloregulator ArsR/SmtB family transcription factor, which codes for MTSNSAQNDTRWANEVFPTDLVVLDLLRKTPSLTTAEMAEAMEVTATAVRQRLNRLMGQGYVERVAAKAGRGRPTHKYRLTHKGERKAGANYADLAMALWDEIRSIEDPDVKLGLISRIAKRLVEMYASEVRGEDAHERIHDLMALFLGRQIPLEYEEDTEGKPVLNVLACPYPDLAEQDRAVCALEKAMFAELVGQNMTLSHCRLDGESCCTYELTEINSDTESV